Within the Clostridiales bacterium genome, the region AAAGTAGCGCGAGCAGTTTTATCCACTTTAACGTTAGCTAAGTTTAGTGTGGCAGTTATAACAAAGGATGAAAAAGCCTTAACGAGGGCGCCTGGAGTAGGGAAGAAGGCAGCCCAGAGGATCATACTAGAGCTTCAGGATAAGATAAAAAGTGAGGAGATAAGTTTTAGAAATGATACCGAAGTACAGTATGTAGCGACTAATGAAGATGGAGCTGTAAGGGAGGCTATTAGTGCATTAATTGTATTGGGTTACGACTATAATCAGGCACAAACATTGATTGGATCGATATATAAAGCTGGAATGGGTGTAGAGGATATAATAAAGATGGCAC harbors:
- the ruvA gene encoding Holliday junction branch migration protein RuvA; the protein is MISYIKGKVDLKESNLVVVENNGIGYTIYTSTVTINDINVGDEVKLYTYMNVKEDAIALYGFLKKEELNLFKMLLSVSGVGPKVARAVLSTLTLAKFSVAVITKDEKALTRAPGVGKKAAQRIILELQDKIKSEEISFRNDTEVQYVATNEDGAVREAISALIVLGYDYNQAQTLIGSIYKAGMGVEDIIKMALKASIA